From the genome of Xyrauchen texanus isolate HMW12.3.18 chromosome 22, RBS_HiC_50CHRs, whole genome shotgun sequence, one region includes:
- the si:ch211-125o16.4 gene encoding neuroblast differentiation-associated protein AHNAK, with product MMNGQTQICALSENVILEDTEKGGVIVTGIKNPAFNLKEGDRLVAATIHLDHLSKDDALKLIKIIEPYDKNLELKTSKDLKAGLSVGDLRLNSELAQTGLQVPAVQVNGLNEQLNAPSFKGGFTTPTVNGEMPKIELKESTPNFSSPDFRMPTFDTSLPKFKGAGIDSTVDAPNISVSSPRLNTPDVSVNVDKPELKTKKFKMPNFSLHTKKPKVGGDVTAPDINAELKNPDLSLSTPKINGELNTPDIDLTLPKTELRGPHLDIETPKADIDSPSSKFRLPKIKKKTAKVKVPEVDADLSAPNLKLSAPNVNADVNAPNVDIDLPNANLQAPNVEMKTPDVGLDASSAKIKWPTFKKPTFGHKVKAPEVGLDANVSTPDLSLNAPDANVTLPKAEIKAPDLDIKYPDVKVPDVDIQAPSGKAKFPTLKKPKINFRKPKMKGPDLDVSAPDVDLNLPKAELDGINLDVKSPDLNLSTPKMMGDISAPDLDIKNPAFDIQTPDVDIEAPSAQFKKPNFKKPKMNFSGPKVKGTDVDLNAQVKAPNVDVSVPEVNLKPPKADLQGPYLDLNAPDLTLSTPKMDGNLSAPDVDLSLPDANIKTPNVDLQARAPEIDLNAPKVDIDAPSGKMKLPHFKMPKFGLSGPRMKTPKVDAPDVDVNMPKAKLKGPDLDVKAPNLSLCAPNVESNISTPSLDIDLPKGDLKAPTANIGGSIKEPDLNLSTSSVDLKLPKTELEGPDYDLKVPNVDINSPSGNFKMPHFKMAKLNLSGPRMKGPELNANEDVGLMVPKLEGELKNPNIELNLPKAEASVPDVNATLPKAEVSIPNVDIKSPDVESRSGKLKLITIKKPKADISAPKLRTPEIDLNEEAPNLCLSAPKVATFPDAELKLPTADVDINDPSGKLKFPTHKTFSTSGPEVKSADGGSGLSLSAPGVHTPDADVNLPTAGVDVDVSGINAEAERTTRKMKWPFKWRKSVESKDGDINVKAAEVDSSTPEVKLPKNIPMFKMHSLPNSSIDSILQERIVPVDLSTDVIDTIVSGPAVKANLKNSSPSAGVNKRTSAVDILERLKLSNARTTNTDSGISSESGSPTKVNRGTFKITKSDADKNYTVVDSTSKEDDENAKISLRLNNMLGLPTD from the exons ATGATG AATGGACAAACTCAGATTTGTGCCCTCTCGGAGAATGTGATTTTGGAGGACACAGAAAAAGGAGGGGTCATAGTCACAGGAATAAAAAATCCAGCGTTTAATCTAAAAGAAG GGGATCGGCTTGTTGCAGCTACCATTCATCTTGACCACCTCAGTAAAGATGACGCGTTGAAACTGATCAAAATCATTGAGCCCTACGACAAAAACCTTGAACTGAAGACTTCAAAAGATCTGAAAGCTGGCCTG TCTGTTGGTGATCTTCGTTTGAACAGTGAACTTGCACAGACAGGACTTCAAGTGCCAGCTGTTCAGGTCAATGGGCTAAATGAACAGCTTAATGCCCCAAGCTTCAAAGGTGGCTTCACAACCCCCACAGTAAATGGAGAAATGCCAAAGATTGAGTTAAAGGAATCCACTCCTAATTTTAGCTCCCCAGATTTCAGAATGCCAACTTTTGACACATCTCTGCCAAAGTTCAAAGGGGCCGGTATAGATAGCACAGTAGATGCACCTAATATCAGTGTCTCCTCACCTAGACTAAACACTCCGGATGTTTCGGTTAATGTGGACAAACCTGAATTGAAGACCAAAAAGTTTAAGATGCCCAACTTCAGTCTACATACTAAAAAACCAAAGGTTGGCGGTGATGTAACTGCCCCAGACATAAACGCTGAACTAAAAAACCCTGATCTGAGTCTGTCCACCCCAAAGATTAATGGAGAGCTTAACACCCCTGATATAGATTTGACCTTGCCAAAAACTGAGCTCAGGGGCCCACATCTAGACATTGAAACACCAAAAGCGGATATCGATTCTCCATCTAGCAAGTTCAGACTGcccaaaattaagaaaaaaactgcaaaagtaaaaGTACCAGAGGTTGATGCAGATCTAAGTGCACCAAATCTTAAGCTTTCTGCCCCAAATGTAAATGCAGATGTCAATGCACCGAATGTAGACATTGATCTACCCAATGCCAACCTTCAAGCTCCAAATGTAGAAatgaaaactcctgatgttggtTTAGATGCTTCCTCTGCCAAAATAAAGTGGCCAACATTTAAGAAACCCACATTTGGGCACAAAGTTAAAGCCCCAGAGGTTGGCTTAGATGCCAATGTCTCAACACCTGATTTGAGTCTCAATGCCCCAGATGCAAATGTGACTTTACCAAAGGCAGAAATAAAGGCCCCTGATCTTGATATAAAATATCCTGATGTAAAAGTACCTGATGTGGACATTCAAGCTCCATCTGGAAAGGCTAAGTTTCCTACCCTTAAAAAGCCAAAGATCAACTTCCGTAAACCAAAGATGAAAGGTCCAGACTTGGACGTATCAGCTCCTGATGTTGATTTGAATCTGCCCAAAGCTGAACTGGATGGTATAAATCTAGATGTtaagtcaccagatctcaatctCTCTACACCAAAAATGATGGGTGATATTAGTGCACCAGATCTAGACATTAAAAATCCAGCATTTGATATACAGACACCAGATGTTGACATAGAAGCTCCATCTGCACAGTTTAAAAAGCCTAATTTTAAAAAGCCTAAAATGAACTTCTCTGGGCCAAAAGTGAAAGGGACAGATGTAGACCTCAATGCACAGGTGAAGGCACCAAATGTTGACGTTTCTGTCCCTGAAGTCAATCTGAAACCACCTAAAGCAGATCTCCAAGGGCCTTATCTAGACCTGAATGCTCCAGATCTCACTCTTTCAACACCCAAAATGGATGGCAATCTTAGTGCTCCAGATGTGGATTTGAGCTTGCCAGATGCTAATATCAAAACTCCAAATGTAGACCTACAAGCAAGAGCACCAGAGATAGACTTAAATGCTCCCAAAGTAGACATTGATGCCCCCTCTGGCAAAATGAAGCTACCTCATTTTAAAATGCCTAAATTTGGTCTTTCTGGACCTCGGATGAAAACACCGAAAGTAGATGCACCTGATGTAGATGTCAACATGCCCAAAGCTAAACTCAAAGGCCCTGATCTAGATGTGAAAGCACCTAATCTTAGTCTTTGCGCACCTAACGTTGAAAGTAACATTTCTACTCCATCTTTAGACATTGATTTGCCAAAAGGTGACTTAAAAGCTCCAACTGCAAACATCGGTGGAAGTATAAAAGAACCAGATCTCAATCTCTCCACCTCAAGTGTAGACctaaaattgccaaaaacagaGCTAGAAGGTCCTGATTATGACCTAAAAGTCCCAAATGTTGACATTAATTCCCCATCAGGCAATTTTAAGATGCCACATTTCAAGATGGCAAAATTGAATCTATCTGGGCCAAGAATGAAAGGGCCTGAATTGAATGCTAATGAAGATGTTGGTTTGATGGTTCCCAAACTTGAAGGAGAATTAAAAAATCCAAACATTGAACTAAATCTACCCAAAGCAGAGGCTAGTGTGCCTGATGTAAATGCAACTTTACCAAAAGCGGAAGTCAGCATTCCCAATGTAGATATCAAGTCACCAGATGTAGAGTCTCGATCTGGAAAGCTGAAATTGATCACAATTAAGAAACCTAAAGCTGACATTTCTGCTCCAAAACTGAGGACTCCTGAGATTGATTTAAATGAAGAAGCTCCCAATCTCTGCCTCTCAGCTCCCAAAGTTGCCACTTTTCCAGACGCTGAATTAAAGCTCCCTACAGCAGATGTTGACATTAATGATCCCAGTGGAAAGCTGAAATTCCCAACACACAAAACTTTCAGCACGTCTGGCCCAGAAGTCAAATCTGCTGATGGAGGATCAGGTCTGAGCCTATCTGCACCAGGGGTTCATACCCCTGATGCAGATGTTAATCTACCCACTGCTGGGGTTGACGTGGATGTTTCAGGCATCAACGCTGAAGCTGAGCGCACTACACGCAAGATGAAATGGCCCTTCAAATGGCGAAAATCTGTTGAATCAAAGGATGGGGATATAAATGTTAAGGCTGCAGAAGTAGATAGTAGCACTCCAGAAGTTAAACTCCCAAAAAATATACCCATGTTCAAGATGCACAGTTTGCCTAACAGCAGCATTGACAGCATCTTGCAAGAACGCATTGTGCCGGTTGACCTCAGTACCGATGTTATAGACACGATTGTCTCTGGCCCAGCAGTCAAGGCAAATTTGAAAAATTCTTCTCCATCTGCTGGTGTGAATAAACGGACATCTGCAGTAGACATCCTGGAAAGGCTGAAGTTGTCCAATGCACGTACCACAAACACCGATTCTGGCATATCTTCAGAGTCAGGCAGCCCTACAAAAGTGAATAGAGGAACATTTAAAATTACAAAGTCTGATGCTGATAAGAACTACACGGTGGTTGATTCTACTAGCAAGGAGGATGATGAAAATGCCAAGATTTCCCTCCGCTTGAACAACATGCTTGGTTTGCCAACAGATTGA
- the LOC127662568 gene encoding ectodysplasin-A receptor-associated adapter protein-like, translating to MFGTTFVNMTSLKAFSKKAETYAGRMSSEPVEDTDPSSFITEMSLRSNYPVQVTNPQDSVTLKLSSVPPDYLTPPADRIQQPVENDGSKFIPSATVSSDFSKEHTPLCLCSAPPPKISDLMNDEDLLYTLRLKLDPTHCTVKNWKNFASRWGMSYDELTLLEQRTHGSTYHSPTQEFLLRYNQKPVKELTELCQLYQRIDVLRLLQRWMENDWPSRWQKAH from the exons ATGTTTGGAACGACCTTTGTAAACATGACGAGTTTGAAGGCGTTTAGTAAAAAAGCCGAGACGTATG CAGGGAGAATGTCCTCTGAACCAGTGGAGGACACAGACCCCAGCAGTTTCATTACAGAGATG TCTCTGAGGTCGAACTACCCTGTTCAGGTCACTAATCCACAAG ATTCTGTGACACTGAAGCTCAGCTCTGTTCCCCCTGATTACTTGACTCCACCAGCAGACAGGATACAACAG CCTGTGGAAAATGATGGAAGCAAATTTATTCCATCGGctactgtttcatcag ACTTCAGCAAAGAACATACACCCTTGTGCTTGTGTTCTGCCCCTCCTCCCAAAATCAGCGACTTGATGAACGATGAAGACCTTTTGTACACCCTGAGACTGAAGCTTGACCCAACTCACTGCACTGTAAAAAACTGGAAGAACTTTGCGAGTCGCTGGGGGATGAGTTACGATGAGCTTACGCTTTTAGAGCAGCGCACACACGGATCTACCTACCACAGCCCTACTCAAGAGTTCCTACTTCGCTACAACCAGAAACCTGTTAAGGAGCTCACCGAACTCTGCCAGCTTTACCAGCGCATCGACGTTCTAAGATTGCTCCAGAGATGGATGGAAAACGACTGGCCTTCGCGCTGGCAGAAGGCCCATTAA